The stretch of DNA TCATGCTGTCGGTCACTCCGTCCAGGTAGGCGAGTCGGCGATCGCGTCGAAGAGCCACGCTGATGAATGCGTCACCCCACCTCGTTCCTGGCCACGGCCCGACCGTGGACGGCCACGTTGCCGCCGTAGAACATGCCGGTGAAGACGGGCGAGTACGTCAGCTGGATCTCGACCTGTACCTGGTCGGCGTCGGCTGCCACGCAGTGGCTCGCGGCGATGTCGGCGCCCGTCATGCTCACCTCCCGGGCGAAGGCCTTCACGCGGGCGTCGCAGTTCTCGTAGTTGATCGGGGCGGGGCCGCCCTCGTTGTCGTAGAGGGCCTCGCGGTCGATGTCCTGGGCGGCGTAGCGGGCCGCCTGTTCCGCTATGTCCGCGGCTCGTTCGCGCTTGGAGATGGACAGGCCGCCGTCGATGACGAAGGCGGACAGGGCGAGGAAGACCAGCGCGAAGATGATGACCGCGCCGGCGCCCGAGCCGCGGTCGTCCAGTGCCGTGGCCCGGGTGGACCACCAGGTGCGCACGCGATCGGCCGCGGCGGCGCTCACGTTCCTCACGCCGACCTCCGGAAGGGGTCCAGCGGCGAACTGAAGCTCGCGGACAGCCGCGTCGGGATGTTCAGGCCCAGTGACGCCAGGCCGCGCACCTGGCAGCTGACCTCGACGGTGAACAGGGTGTCGGGGGCGAAGCCCGCGCTCGTCTGCACCACCGAGACCGGCCCCGTGCAGACGTCGGCCAGGTCCGCCTCCGCCGCCTTGCGCGCCTCGGACATGGCCGTCGCATGGTCCTTCTGGATGGAGCCCGCTCGTGCCGCGTCCCGTGCCGCGCCGTCGACCGCGCCGCGGCCCTCGACGAGTTGGCCGAAGGCCACCAGCACCAGGATGAACAGGATCATCACCGGGGCGAGGATCACGACCTCCACGGTGGACAGGCCGCCGTCGTCACGGGCGGACGGAAAAGACGGCCGGGAAGAGCGGTTCATCTAGTTTCCGTCCTCCCGCACGAACCTCTCCACCGGCCCCGAGGACTGCGCGTGCACCGTCAGGTTCAGGCCCGGGAACACCGTCGGGATCCGCGCCGAGATCTCCACGCCCACGGTGTTCTGCTCCGGTTGCAGCATCTTCACGTCCGGCGACAGCACCAGTTGCGGGCCCAGCTGGCGGATGTAGGCGTCGACGACGTTCCGCGCCTCGCCCCGCCAGGCGCCGGGCTGCTCGTCGGCCGTGGCGCGGGCCTTGCGGGCGCCGGCCTGGGCCGCCGCCTGGGCGACGTGGTCGGCGAAGAAGTACAGCGCGAACTGCACCGTCGCAAAGATCATGAAGAACAGTACGGGGGTGAGCAGCACGAACTCGATCGCGGTCATCCCGCGGTCGCCGCCGGTGGCCGCCGCCTCACGCGCGGCCCGCACCCTGCGGCGTACCGCGCGTCGCACCCGTCCGCCCACGTCCGCCAGCATCCCCGTCCACCCCGTCGCGCTTCCTCGCCGTACGTGCGTCGTACGTGCACGCGTCCTACGTACGCTCGCCGTACATGCACTCGCCGTGCGTGCCCTCGCCGTACGCCCGGTCAGCAGGTCTTGCCCGCGTCCGCGCCCTTGATGCAGTCGCCCACCTTGTTGGCGCCCTCGCTCAGCGCCGAGTTGATGATGGCGGCCACCACGCCGACGATCGCCACGACGACCGCGGAGATGATGACCCACTCGACCGCGGAGGCACCACGGTCCAGTTCGCCGGAGCGGGCGCGCTGCACACGGCCGCCCAGGAAGGTGACCAGGAAGTCCACGGTCGGGATCCCGATGTGGAAGTCTCGTCCGTTCATGACAGTCGTTTCCTCTCGAATTCAGGGCAGTTGGCAGGGTCTGGCAGGGGCGGCGCTCACACCTGGAACACCCGCATCGCCGCCGGGAAGATCAGGAACACCAGGAAACCCGCGCACAGCAGCAGCTGGGCCACGAGCATCGACTGGGACTTCTCGCCCGCGCTGCCCTCGATCTCGGCCAGTTCGCGGTGGCGCATGGTCTCGGCGCGCGAGGCGAGCGACTCGCGCACCTTCGCGCCGTCGTCCGCGACCAGGGCCAGGGAGGCCGAAAGATCCTTCAGCTCCTCCACGCCCAGCTCCTCGCCGAGCTGCCCGAGCGCCTGCCACTGGCTGATGCCGGTGATCCGGGCGTCGGCGAGGGCGTTGCGGATCCGCTGGTTCGCCCAGCCGTCGGACACCTCGGCCGCCGCCATCAGCGCCTCCGGCAGACCACGGCCGCCGGCCAGGCTCATGGACACCAGGTCCAGATACGCGCCGATGACCCGGCGCAGGTCACGGCGCTTGTCGGCCGCGTCCCGCCGGATCTCCAGATCGGGCAGGAAGAAGAACAGCGCCGCGCACAGCAGCGCCAGCCAGACCGGGATGACCGGGCTGCGGCCGAAGCCCAGCGAGTAGACCACGGCGAACAGCAGCGGACCGAAGAACAGCCCCGCGACCGACAGCAGCACCTTCGTCGCGAGGAACCTCTCCCAGCTGCGCTCCAGCACCGCGAGATCGGCGCGCAACGAGCGCTGTTCCCAGCCCTGCTGAAGGTAGAACTCGGCGACGCGAGCGCCGACCTGGGCGCGGAACGTACCGAATCGGCCCGTCTCCTCCCGGGTCTGGTGCCGCGTCTCGTACGCCGCGCCCCGCGCCCGCATCGCGTCGATCCGCGCGACCTGCGCGACCGCGCTCCGCCTGGACGGCATCAGGGCGCGTACGAGGGCGTAGACGCCGAGGCCGAGGACCGCTCCGACCACGACCGGCATCGTCAGGTTCACCGGCGTACCCCTTCCTCCTGCTGGGCGGGTGTGCGCGGCCGTACGAACTGGACCGCCGCCTCGTCCCGCACCAGGAAGCGTTCGGGCGTCTCGATCGTGGACAGCTTGCGCAGCCACCAGAAGCCGAGCGCGAACAGACCGCAGACGACCGCGAGGACCAACTGGCCGACCGGGGTGCCGTACGGCGACACGAAGTCGCGGTTGAAGACGGACAGTCCGAGCACGAAGGCGACGGAGACGGCGACGACGATCTGCACCGAGCGTCGGGTCGAGGCCCGCTGGGCCATCACGCGCTGACGCATGTCGACCTCCTCGCGCGACGACTTGGCCAGTGCGCCGAGGACCTGGCGCAGACCGGGGCCGCGCAGCCGGGCATTGAGGATGAGCGCGGCGACGATGATGTCGGCGGAGGCGTCGTCGATCTCGTCGGCGAGCAGTTGCAGCGCCTCGGGCAGCGGAGTGCGGGCGCGCAACCGGTCGACCAATGCGTCCAGATGGGGCCGCAGGACCGGGGCGGCGGCGCGCGCCGAGGCCGGGATGGCCTGCTCCAGGCCGACCGCGCCGGCGATCGTGTCGCGCAGCGACTCCGTCCAGGAGGCCAGGGCCTCCACACGGCGCATCGCGGCCCGTTCCTCCGCGGCACCGCCGAAGAGGCGGTCCCAGAAGAAGACGAGGACACCGGCCGCGATCCCGGCGACCGCCCACCGGGTGAGCAGCAGGACGGCGAGGCCGACGAGAGCGGCGACGGAGCCGCGCTGCCCGGCGAAACGGAGCAGTTCGCTCGCCCGCCGACTCGCCCGCTGCTTCTCGTGCTCGGGCTTGGGGGGCAGTCCGCGTACGGCGACGACCAGCAGGGCGAGACCGCCGCCGACGGCGACGCCGGAACCGATCGAGTACAGCACGGTGGTGGAGAACAGGCCCCCCATGGAGCCGAGCGGGGCCAGTGCGGCAGACGTCATGGTCACCCCCAGGTTCCGTGGGGCTGGTAACCGTGCGCCATGAGGTCCTCCAGGCAGGCTATGGGCGCGTGCGGCACGACCCGGCCGTCGGGCGTTTCGGCGAACACCTCGCTGGACAGCACGCGGCCGTCGACGCCGTTGACCTCGCGGACCGAGGTCACCATGCGCTGAAGCCGGCCGCCGGTCTGGAAGTTGTTGCGCCGCTGGATG from Streptomyces sp. 6-11-2 encodes:
- a CDS encoding pilus assembly protein TadG-related protein — encoded protein: MSAAAADRVRTWWSTRATALDDRGSGAGAVIIFALVFLALSAFVIDGGLSISKRERAADIAEQAARYAAQDIDREALYDNEGGPAPINYENCDARVKAFAREVSMTGADIAASHCVAADADQVQVEIQLTYSPVFTGMFYGGNVAVHGRAVARNEVG
- a CDS encoding TadE/TadG family type IV pilus assembly protein; this translates as MNRSSRPSFPSARDDGGLSTVEVVILAPVMILFILVLVAFGQLVEGRGAVDGAARDAARAGSIQKDHATAMSEARKAAEADLADVCTGPVSVVQTSAGFAPDTLFTVEVSCQVRGLASLGLNIPTRLSASFSSPLDPFRRSA
- a CDS encoding TadE family protein — protein: MLADVGGRVRRAVRRRVRAAREAAATGGDRGMTAIEFVLLTPVLFFMIFATVQFALYFFADHVAQAAAQAGARKARATADEQPGAWRGEARNVVDAYIRQLGPQLVLSPDVKMLQPEQNTVGVEISARIPTVFPGLNLTVHAQSSGPVERFVREDGN
- a CDS encoding type II secretion system F family protein; protein product: MNLTMPVVVGAVLGLGVYALVRALMPSRRSAVAQVARIDAMRARGAAYETRHQTREETGRFGTFRAQVGARVAEFYLQQGWEQRSLRADLAVLERSWERFLATKVLLSVAGLFFGPLLFAVVYSLGFGRSPVIPVWLALLCAALFFFLPDLEIRRDAADKRRDLRRVIGAYLDLVSMSLAGGRGLPEALMAAAEVSDGWANQRIRNALADARITGISQWQALGQLGEELGVEELKDLSASLALVADDGAKVRESLASRAETMRHRELAEIEGSAGEKSQSMLVAQLLLCAGFLVFLIFPAAMRVFQV
- a CDS encoding type II secretion system F family protein produces the protein MGGLFSTTVLYSIGSGVAVGGGLALLVVAVRGLPPKPEHEKQRASRRASELLRFAGQRGSVAALVGLAVLLLTRWAVAGIAAGVLVFFWDRLFGGAAEERAAMRRVEALASWTESLRDTIAGAVGLEQAIPASARAAAPVLRPHLDALVDRLRARTPLPEALQLLADEIDDASADIIVAALILNARLRGPGLRQVLGALAKSSREEVDMRQRVMAQRASTRRSVQIVVAVSVAFVLGLSVFNRDFVSPYGTPVGQLVLAVVCGLFALGFWWLRKLSTIETPERFLVRDEAAVQFVRPRTPAQQEEGVRR